The Lactuca sativa cultivar Salinas chromosome 2, Lsat_Salinas_v11, whole genome shotgun sequence genome includes a window with the following:
- the LOC111901513 gene encoding cyclin-dependent protein kinase inhibitor SMR1, whose translation MSEENKETYAKLKSMAQPSDRKDDDEASESKHNQLVAQEEDGDYDCQTPTSDDHKIQPPRFSLPPPPPPRKLLQKRIRRSSVDRTLMEFFEHTRREEVDAFFQSFTVRVSSSTSRKKRSHSV comes from the coding sequence ATGTCCGAAGAAAATAAAGAAACTTACGCCAAGCTAAAATCCATGGCACAACCTAGTGATCGAAAGGATGATGATGAAGCATCTGAGTCAAAGCACAACCAGTTGGTAGCACAAGAAGAAGACGGTGATTACGACTGTCAAACTCCAACCTCTGATGATCACAAGATCCAGCCACCGCGTTTCTCCttgccgccaccaccaccaccacgcaAACTCTTGCAGAAGAGAATAAGGAGGTCGTCGGTTGACAGAACACTGATGGAATTCTTCGAACACACCAGGCGCGAAGAGGTAGATGCGTTTTTCCAATCATTTACCGTTAGGGTTTCTTCGTCGACCTCTAGGAAAAAGCGAAGTCATAGTGTATGA